The Vibrio kanaloae genome has a window encoding:
- a CDS encoding YchE family NAAT transporter, translating to MQGLELAIFMQFFLGLVAAVNPIGIMPVFVSLTAHMPPEERNKTALQANIAVAVILIVSLIAGQLLLDMFSISLDSFRVAGGLLLLSIAFSMMSGKLGEDKQNKQEKSEYISKEQIGVVPLAMPLMAGPGAISSTIVYGSRYPAAIDTVGIGISIIAFTTCSWLLFRSAPVIVRFLGQTGINVITRIMGLILGALGIEFIANGLRNLFPGLA from the coding sequence ATGCAAGGCTTAGAACTCGCAATCTTTATGCAATTCTTCCTTGGGCTTGTTGCTGCCGTAAACCCAATCGGCATCATGCCTGTTTTTGTTTCTCTTACTGCCCATATGCCGCCAGAAGAGAGGAACAAAACAGCCTTGCAAGCCAATATTGCTGTTGCCGTTATCTTGATTGTATCGCTGATTGCGGGACAATTACTTCTGGATATGTTTAGCATCTCACTAGATTCATTCCGCGTTGCAGGTGGCCTGCTATTACTAAGCATCGCATTTTCGATGATGAGCGGTAAACTCGGTGAAGATAAGCAGAACAAACAAGAGAAATCGGAATACATCAGCAAAGAGCAAATCGGTGTTGTTCCACTGGCAATGCCTCTAATGGCTGGCCCGGGAGCAATCAGTTCTACGATTGTTTACGGTTCCCGTTACCCCGCTGCTATTGATACGGTAGGCATCGGCATTAGCATTATTGCTTTCACAACTTGCTCTTGGCTTTTGTTCCGTTCAGCTCCGGTTATTGTTCGTTTCCTAGGTCAAACGGGTATCAACGTTATTACACGTATCATGGGGTTGATTCTTGGTGCATTAGGTATCGAATTCATCGCCAACGGCTTACGTAACCTATTCCCAGGGTTAGCGTAA
- the asd gene encoding aspartate-semialdehyde dehydrogenase, with protein MRVGLVGWRGMVGSVLMQRMVEEKDFDLIEPVYYSTSQIGIPAPVLGGKDAGLLQDAFDIDSLKQLDAVITCQGGDYTSKVYPALRQAGWKGYWIDAASTLRMDTDSIIALDPVNLAQIQQGIHDGTNTFVGGNCTVSLMLMALGGLYEKGMVEWMSAMTYQAASGAGAKNMRELISQMGVINDSVSSELANPSSSILDIDKKVADTIRSSSFPTDQFGAPLAGSLIPWIDVKRENGQSKEEWKAGAEANKILGLDGQPIPIDGTCVRIGAMRCHAQALTIKLKQDVPMDEIEEIIATHNDWVKVIPNDRDITAQELTPAKVTGTMSVPVGRLRKMSMGNDFLNAFTVGDQLLWGAAEPLRRTLRIILAEKA; from the coding sequence ATGAGAGTAGGTCTAGTTGGTTGGCGTGGTATGGTTGGTTCTGTACTAATGCAACGTATGGTTGAAGAGAAAGACTTCGACCTAATTGAGCCTGTTTATTACAGCACATCTCAGATTGGTATCCCTGCTCCTGTTTTAGGTGGTAAAGATGCGGGTCTACTTCAAGATGCTTTTGACATTGATAGCCTAAAACAACTTGATGCAGTGATCACTTGTCAAGGTGGCGATTATACATCAAAGGTGTACCCAGCACTGCGCCAAGCAGGTTGGAAGGGTTACTGGATTGATGCTGCTTCTACCTTGCGAATGGACACTGATTCAATCATAGCTCTTGATCCTGTGAACTTGGCTCAAATACAGCAAGGTATTCATGACGGTACAAATACTTTCGTTGGTGGTAATTGCACTGTGAGCTTAATGCTTATGGCGCTAGGCGGCCTATATGAGAAAGGCATGGTCGAGTGGATGAGTGCTATGACTTATCAAGCGGCATCAGGTGCTGGCGCTAAGAATATGCGTGAGCTTATCTCGCAAATGGGCGTGATCAACGACAGTGTAAGCTCTGAGTTGGCTAATCCTTCAAGTTCGATTCTTGATATTGATAAGAAGGTTGCCGATACGATTCGTTCATCTTCATTCCCAACAGATCAATTTGGTGCTCCTCTTGCGGGCTCACTGATTCCTTGGATCGATGTAAAACGTGAGAACGGCCAAAGTAAAGAAGAGTGGAAAGCGGGTGCAGAAGCGAACAAAATCCTTGGCCTAGATGGTCAGCCAATTCCTATCGATGGTACGTGTGTCCGAATCGGTGCAATGCGTTGTCACGCTCAAGCATTGACGATCAAGCTTAAGCAAGACGTTCCAATGGACGAAATCGAAGAGATCATCGCAACGCACAATGATTGGGTTAAAGTGATACCTAATGATCGTGATATCACAGCGCAAGAGCTGACGCCTGCTAAAGTAACAGGGACAATGTCGGTACCTGTTGGCCGTCTGCGTAAAATGTCTATGGGGAACGATTTCTTGAACGCGTTCACTGTGGGTGACCAATTACTTTGGGGTGCAGCAGAACCACTACGTCGTACTTTACGTATTATCTTAGCTGAGAAAGCATAA
- a CDS encoding ion transporter codes for MSRQPIKHHLYVIIFGTHTRAGRAFDISLIIAIVASLIVLILESIPSVATEWSQHLRYIEYSFTALFTLEYLLRLYCSPNPKSYATSFFGVVDLLAILPTYIAIFFPGASFMGVIRLLRVMRIFRILKLIRYLQDSNILLRSLLMARRKIFIFFSTVGILVTIFGALIFIIEGPENGFTSIPQSIYWAIVTITTVGYGDMVPQTALGKAIASLTMLLGYSILAVPTGIITAELSNEMNSHKELVKCPNCNRAGHDSDAMYCKHCASGLADPDKRVVVKEQE; via the coding sequence ATGTCACGCCAGCCTATAAAGCATCATTTATACGTCATTATCTTTGGTACCCACACACGTGCTGGACGTGCGTTTGATATCTCACTTATCATCGCGATTGTGGCCTCACTTATCGTCCTGATTTTAGAGTCAATTCCTAGTGTGGCGACCGAATGGTCACAACATTTACGCTACATCGAGTACAGCTTCACGGCACTATTCACACTGGAATATCTGTTAAGGCTCTACTGCTCACCTAACCCAAAATCTTACGCCACTAGCTTCTTCGGTGTGGTTGACCTATTAGCGATTCTTCCAACTTACATTGCTATCTTTTTCCCCGGCGCATCGTTCATGGGCGTTATTAGGCTATTGCGTGTCATGCGTATATTTAGAATTCTTAAATTGATTCGCTACTTACAGGACTCTAATATCCTTCTGCGTTCACTGTTGATGGCAAGAAGGAAAATATTCATATTCTTCAGCACCGTCGGTATTCTTGTTACGATCTTCGGCGCTTTGATTTTTATTATTGAAGGGCCAGAAAATGGCTTCACCAGCATACCTCAGAGCATATATTGGGCCATCGTGACCATCACAACCGTAGGTTACGGCGACATGGTGCCGCAAACCGCATTAGGTAAAGCTATCGCATCTCTGACTATGCTCTTGGGTTACTCAATCTTAGCCGTGCCGACCGGGATTATTACCGCAGAACTCAGTAATGAAATGAACTCGCATAAAGAGTTGGTCAAATGCCCAAACTGCAACCGCGCTGGTCATGATTCTGATGCCATGTACTGCAAACATTGTGCTAGTGGGTTAGCAGATCCAGATAAGCGAGTCGTTGTTAAAGAACAAGAGTGA
- a CDS encoding VC2046/SO_2500 family protein, whose product MQIHTLDKAGIINELKFGIGISQAVEQGRRADFALLLSMFSNDVRDCTPIDTIEVTETTEDRLRKHFGVAEPQQLRSNQSSYEISAQQSNHFHQASLASAKLSHYLKPEALAFMPEDTADLPEEVYQNLSGHDRRKLANKHVPDLSHATLYNALSTAQRQYQIQAQV is encoded by the coding sequence ATGCAAATACACACTTTAGACAAAGCAGGGATCATCAACGAACTGAAGTTCGGCATCGGGATCAGCCAAGCGGTTGAGCAAGGTCGCCGTGCAGATTTCGCGTTGCTGTTATCTATGTTTTCTAATGACGTTCGTGATTGCACGCCGATTGACACCATTGAAGTCACAGAGACAACTGAAGATCGCCTGCGTAAACACTTCGGCGTTGCAGAACCGCAGCAGCTGCGTTCGAACCAATCTTCGTATGAGATTTCAGCTCAGCAATCTAATCATTTTCATCAAGCTAGCCTTGCCAGCGCAAAACTCAGCCATTACTTGAAACCTGAAGCGCTCGCTTTTATGCCTGAAGATACGGCCGACTTACCCGAAGAGGTTTACCAAAACCTTTCTGGTCATGACCGACGTAAACTGGCGAACAAGCATGTCCCTGATCTGTCTCATGCCACGCTCTATAACGCGTTATCTACAGCCCAACGTCAGTATCAAATTCAAGCTCAAGTATAG
- the adhE gene encoding bifunctional acetaldehyde-CoA/alcohol dehydrogenase, producing MPVTNLAELDALVARVKAAQEEFATFSQEKVDAIFRAASLAANHARIPLAQQAVAESGMGIVEDKVIKNHFASEFIYNKYKDEKTCGILEEDDNLGTMTIAEPVGIICGIVPTTNPTSTAIFKSLISLKTRNGIIFSPHPRAKNSTNDAAKLVLDAAVAAGAPRDIIGWIDQPSVELSNALMKHEGIALILATGGPGMVKAAYSSGKPAIGVGAGNVPVVIDETADIKRAVASILMSKTFDNGVVCASEQAAIVVGEVYDEVKERFASHKAHVLSKADADKVRKVLLIDGNLNAKIVGQPAPAIAEMAGVKVPADTKVLVGEGLGKVSYDDEFAHEKLSPTLGLFRADDFEDAVAQAVTMVEIGGIGHTSGLYTNQDTNADRIRYFGDKMKTARILINIPTTHGGIGDLYNFNVAPSLTLGCGSWGGNSISENVGPKHLINKKTVAKRAENMLWHKLPKSIYFRRGSLPIAMSDLEGKKRAFLVTDRFLFNNGYADDVVSLLKAQGIEVQTFFDVEADPTLSVVEKGAEAMKSFQPDVILALGGGSPMDAAKIMWVMYEHPETHFEELAMRFMDIRKRIYKFPKMGQKAELVCITTTSGTGSEVTPFAVVTDDKTGAKYPLADYEITPNMAIVDANLVMNMPKSLTAFGGYDAVTHALEAYVSVLANEYSDGQALQALKMLKEYLPSSYKNGAADPIAREKVHNAATIAGVAFANAFLGVCHSMAHKIGAEFHLPHGLANALLISNVVRYNANDNPTKQTAFSQYDRPQARRRYAEVADHLGLSQAGDRTAQKIERLLTWLEELKVDLDIPLSIQAAGVNESDFIAKLDELAVEAFDDQCTGANPRYPLITELKEVLTTSYFGQPYVEGETFEGTTVILKKADQKPAEAKAPKAKKEKANA from the coding sequence ATGCCTGTAACTAACTTAGCGGAACTTGATGCTCTAGTAGCTCGCGTTAAAGCAGCACAAGAAGAGTTTGCAACATTCTCTCAAGAGAAAGTAGACGCAATCTTCCGCGCAGCTTCTCTTGCTGCTAACCACGCTCGTATTCCACTTGCTCAACAAGCAGTTGCTGAATCTGGAATGGGTATTGTTGAAGATAAGGTTATCAAAAACCACTTTGCATCTGAATTTATCTACAACAAATACAAAGACGAAAAAACATGTGGCATCTTAGAAGAAGATGACAACCTAGGCACAATGACTATCGCTGAGCCTGTAGGTATCATCTGTGGTATCGTTCCAACAACGAACCCAACTTCTACAGCAATCTTCAAATCTCTAATTTCTCTTAAGACACGTAACGGCATCATCTTCTCGCCACACCCACGTGCAAAGAACTCAACTAACGACGCAGCGAAACTAGTTCTAGACGCAGCTGTTGCAGCTGGTGCTCCGAGAGACATCATCGGTTGGATCGACCAACCATCTGTAGAGCTTTCTAACGCGCTGATGAAGCACGAGGGTATTGCACTTATCCTTGCTACTGGTGGTCCAGGCATGGTTAAAGCAGCATACTCTTCTGGTAAGCCTGCTATCGGTGTTGGTGCTGGTAACGTTCCTGTCGTTATCGATGAAACAGCTGACATCAAACGTGCTGTAGCATCTATCCTTATGTCTAAAACATTCGATAACGGCGTTGTATGTGCTTCTGAGCAAGCTGCAATCGTAGTTGGTGAAGTATACGACGAAGTGAAAGAGCGTTTCGCTTCTCACAAAGCTCACGTTCTGTCTAAAGCTGACGCAGATAAAGTACGTAAAGTGCTTCTTATCGATGGCAACCTAAACGCTAAAATCGTAGGTCAACCTGCTCCAGCAATCGCTGAAATGGCGGGTGTTAAAGTTCCTGCTGATACAAAAGTACTTGTAGGTGAAGGTCTTGGTAAAGTTTCTTACGATGACGAATTCGCTCACGAGAAACTATCTCCAACTTTAGGTCTATTCCGCGCAGACGACTTCGAAGACGCAGTTGCTCAAGCGGTAACTATGGTTGAAATCGGTGGTATCGGTCACACATCTGGTCTTTACACTAACCAAGATACTAACGCAGACCGCATCCGTTACTTCGGTGACAAGATGAAGACTGCTCGTATCCTAATCAACATCCCGACTACTCACGGTGGTATCGGTGACCTGTACAACTTCAACGTTGCACCTTCTCTAACTCTAGGTTGTGGTTCATGGGGTGGTAACTCTATCTCTGAGAACGTAGGTCCTAAGCACCTTATCAACAAGAAAACTGTAGCGAAGCGAGCTGAAAACATGTTGTGGCACAAACTACCTAAGTCTATCTACTTCCGTCGTGGTAGCCTTCCAATCGCAATGAGCGACCTAGAAGGTAAGAAACGCGCATTCCTAGTAACTGACCGTTTCCTATTCAACAACGGTTACGCAGATGACGTAGTTAGCCTGCTTAAAGCACAAGGCATCGAAGTTCAAACTTTCTTCGACGTAGAAGCGGATCCAACGCTATCTGTTGTTGAGAAAGGCGCTGAAGCAATGAAGAGCTTCCAACCTGACGTAATCCTTGCTCTAGGTGGCGGTTCTCCAATGGATGCTGCTAAGATCATGTGGGTTATGTACGAGCACCCAGAAACTCACTTCGAAGAACTAGCAATGCGCTTTATGGATATCCGTAAACGTATCTACAAGTTCCCTAAAATGGGTCAAAAAGCTGAGCTTGTATGTATCACTACAACTTCAGGTACAGGTTCAGAGGTTACTCCATTCGCTGTTGTTACAGACGACAAGACTGGTGCTAAATACCCACTAGCTGATTACGAAATCACGCCAAACATGGCTATCGTTGATGCGAACCTAGTAATGAACATGCCTAAGTCTCTAACAGCGTTCGGTGGTTACGATGCAGTAACTCACGCTCTTGAAGCTTACGTATCTGTTCTAGCGAACGAGTACTCAGACGGTCAAGCTCTTCAAGCACTTAAGATGCTTAAAGAATACCTACCATCAAGCTACAAAAATGGTGCGGCTGACCCAATCGCTCGTGAGAAAGTACACAACGCAGCAACTATCGCTGGTGTAGCATTTGCGAACGCATTCCTAGGTGTGTGTCACTCAATGGCTCACAAAATTGGTGCTGAGTTCCACCTACCACACGGTCTTGCTAACGCACTACTTATCTCGAACGTTGTACGTTACAACGCGAACGATAACCCAACTAAGCAGACTGCATTCTCTCAGTACGACCGTCCACAGGCTCGTCGTCGTTACGCTGAAGTTGCTGACCACCTAGGCCTAAGCCAAGCTGGTGACCGTACTGCTCAGAAGATTGAACGTCTACTGACTTGGTTAGAAGAGCTTAAAGTTGACCTAGACATCCCACTATCTATCCAAGCTGCGGGTGTTAACGAGTCTGACTTCATCGCGAAACTAGACGAGCTAGCTGTTGAAGCGTTCGATGATCAGTGTACAGGTGCTAACCCACGTTACCCTCTAATCACTGAGCTAAAAGAAGTTCTAACAACTTCTTACTTCGGCCAACCATACGTTGAAGGCGAAACTTTCGAAGGTACTACAGTTATCCTTAAGAAAGCAGACCAAAAGCCAGCTGAAGCGAAAGCGCCAAAAGCTAAAAAAGAAAAAGCTAACGCATAA
- a CDS encoding Na+/H+ antiporter family protein, with protein MNPVVISVCIMLVLALMRVNVVVALTFSAIIGGVASGMGLNDAVAAFESGLGGGATIALSYAMLGTFAVAISRSGITDLLAQSVIKRIHGKENSAASTGLKYGILASLILVTMSSQNVIPVHIAFIPILIPPLLGVFAKMNLDRRLVACVLTFGLITPYMVLPIGFGGIFLNNILLKNLHDNGLENVVASQVPMAMLLPAAGMIFGLLTAVFFTYRKPRQYKETSHTVVSTEVKEINKKHILVAAAGIVAALTVQLSTGSMIIGALAGFMVFTFGGVIAWKETQDVFTKGVHMMAMIGFIMIAAAGFAAVMKQTGGVESLVEALSTSIGDNKPLAALLMLIVGLLVTMGIGSSFSTIPILATIYVPLAAAFGFSPMATIALVGTAAALGDAGSPASDSTLGPTSGLNADGQHEHVWETVVPTFLHYNIPLIVFGWIAAMVL; from the coding sequence ATGAATCCTGTTGTAATTTCAGTTTGCATCATGCTTGTTTTAGCTTTGATGCGCGTAAACGTTGTCGTTGCTCTTACGTTCAGCGCAATTATCGGTGGCGTTGCCTCTGGTATGGGCTTGAACGACGCAGTCGCAGCTTTCGAAAGTGGATTAGGTGGCGGTGCAACTATCGCACTTAGCTACGCTATGCTTGGTACATTCGCTGTTGCTATCTCACGTTCTGGTATCACAGATCTCCTTGCTCAAAGTGTTATCAAACGCATTCACGGCAAAGAGAACAGTGCGGCATCGACTGGCCTTAAATACGGCATCCTTGCGTCGTTGATCTTAGTGACCATGTCTTCGCAAAACGTGATTCCTGTACATATCGCCTTCATCCCAATCTTAATCCCACCTCTACTAGGCGTATTCGCAAAAATGAACCTAGACCGTCGTTTAGTTGCGTGTGTGCTTACTTTTGGTCTGATTACACCTTACATGGTGTTACCGATTGGCTTTGGTGGCATCTTCCTAAACAACATCCTGCTTAAAAACCTTCACGACAACGGTCTTGAAAACGTTGTAGCAAGCCAAGTACCTATGGCAATGTTGTTACCAGCAGCAGGCATGATCTTCGGCCTTCTTACTGCAGTATTCTTTACTTACCGTAAGCCTCGCCAATACAAAGAAACCTCTCACACTGTTGTTTCAACAGAAGTGAAAGAGATCAACAAGAAGCACATCCTAGTAGCGGCGGCAGGTATCGTTGCAGCACTAACGGTTCAACTGTCGACGGGGTCTATGATCATCGGTGCACTTGCTGGTTTCATGGTATTTACCTTCGGTGGCGTAATCGCTTGGAAAGAGACGCAAGATGTCTTCACCAAGGGCGTTCACATGATGGCAATGATCGGTTTCATCATGATTGCAGCGGCCGGTTTTGCGGCAGTTATGAAGCAAACGGGTGGCGTTGAATCTCTGGTTGAAGCACTTTCAACAAGCATCGGCGACAACAAACCTCTAGCTGCACTACTTATGCTAATTGTTGGTCTATTGGTTACTATGGGCATTGGTTCTTCGTTCTCAACGATTCCAATCCTTGCGACTATCTACGTTCCACTAGCGGCAGCATTTGGTTTCTCGCCAATGGCAACAATCGCTCTAGTAGGTACAGCAGCAGCACTTGGTGATGCGGGCTCTCCGGCTTCTGACTCAACACTAGGTCCAACGTCTGGTCTAAATGCTGATGGTCAACATGAGCATGTTTGGGAAACCGTAGTTCCAACATTCCTGCACTACAACATCCCACTGATCGTATTCGGTTGGATTGCAGCTATGGTTCTGTAA
- the rnt gene encoding ribonuclease T, whose protein sequence is MTVENEALTLKKRFRGYFPVVIDVETAGFNAETDALLEICAITLKMDENGDLHPASTLHFHIEPFEGANIEQAALDFNGIKDPFSPLRGAVSEQEALKEIYKLVRKEQKASDCSRAIMVAHNATFDLNFVNAASERCKLKRVPFHPFATFDTAALSGLAYGQTVLAKACRTAGMEFDNKEAHSALYDTQKTTELFCGIVNKWKALGGWPLVDEE, encoded by the coding sequence ATGACTGTAGAAAACGAGGCTCTGACCCTAAAAAAACGCTTTCGCGGCTATTTTCCAGTGGTCATTGACGTGGAAACCGCAGGGTTTAACGCAGAAACCGATGCATTATTAGAAATCTGTGCCATTACATTAAAAATGGATGAGAACGGAGACCTGCACCCTGCATCAACGCTTCATTTTCACATTGAGCCTTTTGAAGGCGCAAATATAGAGCAGGCAGCATTAGACTTTAACGGAATTAAAGACCCATTTAGCCCATTACGTGGTGCTGTGTCGGAACAAGAAGCCCTTAAAGAAATCTACAAGCTAGTGCGAAAAGAACAAAAAGCTTCAGATTGCAGTCGCGCAATCATGGTTGCTCACAACGCTACATTTGATTTGAACTTCGTGAATGCGGCAAGTGAGCGCTGTAAGCTTAAACGCGTCCCGTTCCATCCATTTGCAACTTTTGACACTGCAGCTCTTAGTGGTCTTGCCTACGGTCAAACCGTTTTGGCTAAAGCTTGCCGCACTGCAGGGATGGAATTTGACAACAAAGAAGCACACTCTGCTTTATATGATACGCAAAAAACCACAGAGTTATTTTGCGGCATAGTAAATAAATGGAAAGCCCTTGGTGGTTGGCCGCTTGTTGACGAAGAATAA
- a CDS encoding SDR family oxidoreductase, which yields MEIKSSIILVTSAGSRLGGTIANHFVNLGATVILCDKDPTALEKTYLQCSRVSDSVYRYKLEDNHNQAILDVFDFVQRTFNTTPDVLVNNWISSPMPSLIGDQPVSSFIEDLSSKASTLFAFGQISAERLREANKEGVIVNVISHDDFHDVSGLESANSMITGFTHSWAKELTPFNIRVGGVVPAIHNADGKFNRCHWAQLQDELTRTAEYIISNDYFSGRVVAAEV from the coding sequence ATGGAAATAAAAAGCTCAATCATATTGGTGACATCAGCAGGATCGCGTTTAGGAGGGACGATTGCGAACCACTTTGTTAACCTCGGAGCTACTGTTATCCTTTGTGATAAGGATCCTACAGCACTTGAAAAAACCTATCTCCAATGCTCTCGCGTCTCAGACTCCGTCTACCGTTACAAACTCGAAGATAACCATAATCAAGCCATATTAGATGTCTTTGATTTTGTCCAACGCACTTTCAACACCACACCTGATGTATTAGTCAATAACTGGATCAGTTCCCCAATGCCTAGTCTGATTGGTGACCAACCAGTCAGCAGCTTTATCGAGGATTTGTCTTCGAAAGCGTCGACCCTTTTTGCATTTGGGCAGATTAGTGCAGAGAGGTTACGCGAAGCAAATAAGGAGGGGGTGATCGTTAATGTGATATCTCACGACGACTTTCATGACGTATCAGGCTTGGAGAGTGCAAACTCGATGATTACGGGCTTTACCCACAGCTGGGCTAAAGAATTAACCCCGTTTAATATCCGTGTAGGTGGTGTCGTTCCCGCTATTCACAATGCCGACGGTAAGTTTAACCGTTGTCACTGGGCACAGCTGCAAGACGAGCTAACCAGAACTGCTGAATACATAATCTCTAATGACTACTTCAGTGGGCGAGTAGTTGCCGCTGAGGTTTAA
- a CDS encoding Grx4 family monothiol glutaredoxin: METIDKIKQQLEENTILLYMKGSPKLPSCGFSSQASQALMACGEKFAYVDILQNPDIRAELPVYAQWPTFPQLWVEGELIGGCDIILEMFQKGELQPIIKEAAAKVAGDDAE; the protein is encoded by the coding sequence ATGGAAACTATCGATAAAATCAAACAGCAACTTGAAGAAAACACGATTCTACTTTACATGAAAGGTTCACCTAAGCTACCAAGCTGTGGTTTTTCTTCTCAAGCATCTCAAGCTCTAATGGCGTGTGGTGAAAAGTTTGCTTACGTAGATATCCTACAAAACCCTGATATCCGTGCAGAGCTTCCGGTTTACGCACAGTGGCCAACTTTCCCACAACTTTGGGTTGAAGGTGAGCTAATCGGTGGTTGTGACATCATTCTTGAGATGTTCCAAAAAGGTGAACTTCAGCCAATCATCAAAGAAGCGGCGGCTAAAGTTGCTGGCGATGACGCTGAGTAA
- a CDS encoding DsbA family protein, whose product MNVKLHYVHDPMCSWCWGYKPTLELLKQQLPASIEFNYVVGGLAPDSDEPMSEEMKGKLQAIWKQIEAKLGTEFNHEFWTECKPVRSTYPACRAVIAAGFQDHYEAMLEGVQHAYYLRAMLPHCQGTHLQLAEELGMNVQQFENDLSSKLLESELADQLGFKEAMGVFSYPTLMLEVNGIFSEVELDYHSTDATLRSIREILVSNAPAA is encoded by the coding sequence ATGAACGTAAAACTTCATTATGTGCATGATCCAATGTGCAGCTGGTGCTGGGGTTACAAGCCAACACTTGAGTTATTGAAACAACAATTGCCTGCGAGCATTGAGTTTAACTATGTAGTGGGTGGTTTAGCCCCGGATTCTGATGAGCCAATGTCAGAAGAGATGAAAGGCAAGCTGCAAGCAATCTGGAAGCAGATCGAAGCTAAGCTAGGTACCGAGTTTAACCACGAGTTTTGGACTGAGTGCAAGCCTGTTCGCAGCACTTACCCTGCGTGCCGTGCTGTGATTGCCGCAGGTTTTCAAGATCACTACGAAGCGATGCTGGAAGGGGTTCAACACGCTTACTACCTTCGTGCGATGTTGCCACACTGCCAAGGAACGCATCTGCAGTTGGCTGAAGAATTAGGCATGAATGTACAACAGTTTGAAAATGATCTTTCTAGCAAGTTATTGGAAAGTGAGTTGGCTGACCAATTAGGTTTTAAAGAAGCGATGGGAGTATTCTCTTACCCGACTTTAATGCTTGAAGTGAACGGCATCTTTAGTGAAGTTGAATTGGATTACCATTCAACGGACGCAACGCTTAGATCTATTCGCGAAATTCTAGTGAGCAATGCTCCCGCTGCATAA
- the sodB gene encoding superoxide dismutase [Fe], with protein MAFELPALPYAKDALEPHISAETLDFHHGKHHNTYVVKLNGLIPGTEFEGKTLEEIIKTSTGGVFNNAAQIWNHTFYWHCLAPKAGGEPTGAVAEAINAAFGSFEEFKAKFTDSAINNFGSSWTWLVKKADGSLDIVNTSNAATPLTEEGVTPLLTVDLWEHAYYIDFRNVRPDYMAAFWNLVNWSFVEENLAK; from the coding sequence ATGGCATTTGAACTACCGGCTCTTCCTTACGCGAAAGACGCACTAGAACCACACATTTCAGCAGAAACGCTAGATTTCCACCACGGTAAGCACCACAACACTTACGTTGTTAAGCTAAACGGCCTTATCCCTGGTACTGAATTTGAAGGTAAAACACTAGAAGAGATCATTAAGACTTCTACTGGTGGTGTTTTCAATAACGCAGCTCAAATCTGGAACCACACGTTCTACTGGCACTGTCTTGCTCCTAAAGCAGGCGGCGAACCAACTGGCGCTGTTGCAGAAGCTATTAACGCTGCATTCGGTTCTTTCGAAGAATTCAAAGCAAAATTCACTGATTCAGCAATCAATAACTTCGGTTCTTCTTGGACTTGGTTAGTTAAGAAAGCTGACGGTTCTCTAGACATCGTTAACACTTCTAACGCTGCAACTCCTCTAACAGAAGAAGGTGTTACTCCACTTCTAACTGTTGACCTATGGGAACACGCTTACTACATCGATTTCCGCAATGTTCGCCCTGACTACATGGCTGCATTCTGGAACCTAGTAAACTGGTCTTTCGTAGAAGAGAACCTAGCTAAGTAA